A single genomic interval of Roseomonas aeriglobus harbors:
- a CDS encoding J domain-containing protein, protein MARQTRSDNWGFPRWGGYGSSREATTVRLCDRHGCEEPGNCPAPKAPNSPERWYFCQTHAAEYNKGWDYFAGLSAEEAAAREADERRDAGGFQQSKHNSWAGPGDGTRSRDEMRALDVLELEPDADFEAVRVAWRRLAKESHPDVRPGDAEAAKQFQAIQAAYEVLRVAEDRRQWKPA, encoded by the coding sequence ATGGCCCGCCAGACACGATCCGATAACTGGGGCTTCCCCCGCTGGGGCGGCTATGGCTCGTCGCGCGAGGCGACAACCGTGCGGCTGTGCGACCGGCACGGCTGCGAGGAACCGGGCAATTGCCCCGCACCGAAGGCGCCGAACAGCCCGGAACGCTGGTATTTCTGTCAGACCCATGCGGCTGAGTACAACAAGGGCTGGGATTATTTCGCCGGCCTGTCGGCCGAGGAAGCCGCCGCGCGCGAGGCGGACGAGCGGCGCGATGCGGGTGGGTTCCAGCAGTCCAAGCACAACAGCTGGGCGGGGCCGGGCGACGGCACGCGTTCGCGTGACGAGATGCGTGCGCTCGACGTGCTCGAGCTGGAGCCGGACGCCGATTTCGAAGCGGTGCGCGTCGCCTGGCGACGGCTGGCGAAGGAAAGTCACCCCGACGTCCGGCCGGGCGATGCCGAGGCGGCCAAGCAGTTCCAGGCGATCCAGGCCGCGTACGAGGTGCTCCGCGTCGCAGAGGATCGCCGCCAGTGGAAGCCGGCATGA
- a CDS encoding N-acetylmuramoyl-L-alanine amidase, with the protein MDFIDTPSPNFDERLLPICAIVLHYTGMLDAESALQRLCDPEAKVSSHYLVYEDGTVHRLVPEEKRAWHAGKSHWRGLTDLNSASVGIEIVNPGHEYKYVPYPPAQIDAVVRLVAGIKDRWQITRGNVVGHSDIAPARKRDPGELFPWHELARRRLALPRPTKNLIDPHWTEAGFLLALERFGYDVTNPMAAIVAFQRRFRPELVDGEIDAECRMILLALLLPKPQGDD; encoded by the coding sequence ATGGACTTCATCGACACGCCTTCGCCCAATTTCGACGAGCGGCTGCTGCCGATCTGCGCGATCGTGCTTCACTATACCGGGATGCTCGATGCGGAATCCGCCCTGCAACGGTTGTGCGATCCGGAAGCCAAGGTCTCGTCGCACTATCTCGTGTACGAAGACGGGACGGTCCATCGGCTGGTGCCGGAAGAGAAACGCGCCTGGCACGCCGGCAAGTCGCACTGGCGCGGCCTGACCGACCTGAACAGCGCGTCGGTCGGGATTGAGATCGTCAATCCGGGACACGAATATAAATATGTGCCGTATCCGCCTGCGCAGATCGATGCGGTCGTGCGGCTGGTCGCCGGGATCAAGGACCGGTGGCAGATCACGCGTGGCAACGTCGTCGGCCATTCGGACATCGCGCCCGCCCGCAAGCGCGATCCCGGCGAACTGTTCCCGTGGCACGAGCTCGCCCGGCGCCGCTTGGCGCTGCCGCGGCCGACCAAGAACCTGATCGACCCGCACTGGACCGAGGCCGGCTTTCTATTGGCGCTCGAGCGGTTCGGATACGACGTCACCAATCCGATGGCCGCCATCGTTGCTTTCCAGCGACGCTTCCGCCCCGAACTGGTCGATGGCGAGATCGATGCGGAGTGCCGAATGATCCTGCTCGCGCTCCTGCTTCCCAAACCCCAAGGTGACGACTAA
- a CDS encoding chemotaxis protein CheR, with product MSRERATVWTDGGATPVAVAIGTIAATFERQTGQLLGPQRLWRVESALTPLVRDIGLTTLDELAARLTGDGCAALTQKVVDALLNQESSFFRDPATLDTVADAAVAMRAAHPDRRLRIWSSGCSAGQEPISLAILLDERGLDESTYDIIATDVSVESVARAKTGTFTQFEIQRGLAMGRMITWFDGNDTSWTANRELLRRIQYRTQNLVFDPPPPGLFDLILCRNVMLYFSPEVRRSVLGTLADALRPSGLLVMGAGETTIGQTDRFEPSKQWRGTYVRSDQPH from the coding sequence ATGAGCCGGGAGCGAGCGACCGTCTGGACCGATGGTGGAGCCACGCCGGTCGCCGTCGCAATCGGCACGATCGCCGCGACCTTCGAGCGCCAGACCGGGCAGCTGTTAGGCCCGCAGCGACTGTGGCGCGTCGAATCGGCGCTGACCCCGCTGGTCCGCGATATTGGCCTGACGACGCTGGACGAGCTCGCCGCCCGCCTGACCGGCGACGGGTGCGCGGCGCTCACGCAGAAGGTTGTCGATGCCTTGCTGAACCAGGAATCTTCGTTCTTTCGTGACCCTGCGACGCTGGACACGGTTGCCGACGCCGCAGTCGCGATGCGGGCGGCGCACCCGGATCGCCGGCTGCGGATCTGGTCGTCGGGGTGCTCGGCGGGACAGGAACCGATCAGCCTGGCGATCCTGCTCGACGAGCGTGGGCTCGACGAATCGACGTACGATATCATCGCCACCGACGTGTCGGTGGAGTCAGTTGCACGCGCCAAGACCGGGACGTTTACCCAGTTCGAGATCCAGCGCGGCCTGGCGATGGGGCGGATGATCACCTGGTTCGACGGCAACGACACCAGCTGGACAGCGAACCGCGAACTACTGCGACGCATCCAGTATCGTACGCAAAACCTGGTTTTCGATCCGCCGCCGCCGGGATTGTTCGACCTTATCCTGTGCCGCAACGTCATGCTCTATTTCTCACCGGAGGTCCGCCGCAGCGTACTGGGCACGCTGGCTGACGCGCTGCGGCCGAGTGGCCTGCTGGTGATGGGCGCAGGCGAGACGACGATCGGCCAGACCGACCGGTTTGAACCGTCGAAACAGTGGCGCGGCACCTATGTCCGCAGCGATCAGCCGCACTGA
- a CDS encoding response regulator: protein MSALSPTLHADAPVRSVLIVDDSVVARAALGRMIDSTDRYVVMGAVGGVAAALAFLARNRVDIILLDLELPGIDGLSGLPDLLAAGQGAKVIVVSATAGDGALATVQALALGAADTLEKPRIGAFAGRFGALLQDKLDRLVWSDDAVVVPAPPPRAGQMPQLGGFDIVVVGASTGGIHALSAVLRALPPSFTKPILITQHLPASFMPYFAAQIALIAARPCDVAEHHMRLRPGRIVVAPGHAHMCLTATGDGAAIRLSTEPAASGCLPSVDPMFASAAQVYGKRALAVVLSGMGRDGSVGARDLLRAGASVIVQDRATSVVWGMPGAIASTGDATAILPPEEIGRLIALRGAAA from the coding sequence ATGTCCGCACTCTCGCCCACCCTTCACGCCGACGCGCCGGTTCGCAGCGTCCTGATCGTCGACGATTCGGTCGTCGCGCGGGCGGCGCTTGGGCGGATGATCGATTCGACCGACCGTTACGTCGTGATGGGCGCGGTGGGCGGCGTCGCTGCGGCGTTGGCGTTCCTGGCGCGCAACCGGGTCGATATCATCCTGCTCGATCTGGAATTGCCCGGGATAGACGGGCTGAGCGGTCTGCCCGATCTGCTAGCGGCCGGGCAGGGCGCGAAGGTGATCGTCGTGTCGGCGACCGCCGGCGACGGCGCGCTGGCGACCGTTCAGGCGCTGGCATTGGGCGCGGCGGATACGCTGGAGAAACCGCGCATCGGCGCCTTCGCCGGCCGCTTCGGCGCGTTGCTGCAGGACAAGCTCGACCGGCTGGTCTGGTCCGATGATGCGGTCGTCGTGCCGGCGCCACCGCCGCGAGCCGGGCAGATGCCGCAGCTGGGCGGCTTCGACATCGTCGTCGTGGGTGCGTCGACGGGCGGCATCCACGCGCTGAGCGCCGTGCTGCGCGCGCTGCCACCCAGCTTTACCAAGCCAATCCTGATCACCCAGCATCTGCCGGCATCCTTCATGCCCTATTTTGCCGCGCAGATCGCGCTGATCGCAGCGCGGCCCTGCGACGTTGCCGAGCATCACATGCGGCTGCGACCCGGGCGGATCGTGGTGGCGCCGGGTCACGCGCATATGTGCCTGACCGCGACAGGCGATGGTGCCGCCATCCGCCTGTCGACCGAGCCGGCGGCCAGCGGCTGCCTGCCATCGGTCGACCCGATGTTCGCATCCGCCGCCCAGGTCTATGGCAAGCGCGCGCTGGCGGTCGTGCTGAGCGGGATGGGGCGTGACGGCAGCGTCGGCGCCCGCGACCTGTTGCGGGCGGGCGCATCGGTGATCGTCCAGGACCGTGCGACCTCCGTGGTCTGGGGCATGCCGGGCGCGATCGCCAGCACGGGCGACGCAACGGCGATTTTGCCGCCGGAAGAGATCGGTCGGCTGATCGCGCTGCGCGGGGCAGCGGCATGA
- a CDS encoding response regulator, translating to MKTCLVVDDSKVIRKVARHILETLEFEVREAGDGREALESCLQQAPDVILLDWNMPVMSGMDFLRALRDSDIPTRPKVVFCTTENGMAYIRAAIEAGADEYVMKPFDRETLESKLQIVGMA from the coding sequence ATGAAGACCTGTCTCGTCGTCGATGATTCCAAGGTGATCCGCAAGGTTGCCCGGCACATCCTCGAAACGCTCGAGTTCGAAGTGCGCGAGGCCGGCGACGGTCGCGAGGCGCTGGAAAGCTGCCTGCAGCAGGCGCCGGACGTGATCCTGCTCGACTGGAACATGCCGGTGATGAGCGGAATGGATTTCCTGCGGGCGCTGCGCGATTCGGACATTCCGACGCGCCCCAAGGTCGTATTCTGCACGACCGAGAACGGCATGGCCTACATTCGCGCCGCGATCGAAGCGGGCGCCGACGAATATGTCATGAAGCCGTTCGATCGCGAGACGCTCGAAAGCAAGCTGCAGATCGTGGGCATGGCCTGA
- a CDS encoding chemotaxis protein CheW yields the protein MSSRLKELFLIAHIAGRTFAICSEQVESVVDIGEITPVPRAPELVRGLATLRSRVVTVIDTRTALGLQGEGNAARAVIVRVDGHHYAMLVDALDDVSAFDLQPLANGTTMAANWRGIASGIVERDGEPVLAIDLTALVPRPAAAA from the coding sequence ATGAGCAGCCGTCTGAAGGAGCTCTTCCTGATCGCCCACATCGCGGGCCGGACCTTCGCCATCTGTTCCGAACAGGTCGAATCGGTTGTCGACATCGGTGAAATCACGCCGGTGCCGCGCGCGCCCGAGCTGGTGCGGGGACTGGCGACCCTGCGCAGCCGCGTGGTGACGGTTATCGACACGCGCACCGCGCTCGGCCTCCAGGGGGAGGGAAACGCCGCACGGGCGGTGATCGTACGAGTCGACGGGCATCATTACGCGATGCTGGTCGACGCACTCGACGATGTCTCGGCCTTCGACCTTCAGCCGCTGGCGAATGGGACGACCATGGCCGCGAACTGGCGCGGCATCGCAAGCGGGATCGTAGAACGGGACGGGGAGCCCGTGCTGGCGATCGACCTGACGGCGCTGGTGCCGCGCCCGGCCGCCGCGGCGTGA
- a CDS encoding chemotaxis protein CheW: MDELLQEFIAETRETLEALAGEIVAWEADPTDRARLDAIFRFVHTVKGSCGFLDLPRLARLSHAAEDVLAAVRDGRRTPDRALVNAVLAVVDRIGELVEAIDAQVALNDTGEDLLIAALAEGREVVVQAPAPAGQRNGSRSVRLSVDLLDRMMSGMSDMVLARNELARRIRDENPDPALEASLERLSATVADMRETVTRTRMQKIESLFSALPRMVRDTAASLGKSVIVTVDGADVELDREMIEVLRDPLVHIVRNSIDHGIETPAARRVAGKRESGRLTVSARQAGNQIIVEIADDGAGIDADRLIAKLAANGARDERELRGLSPRQQLELIFEPGLSSKDEVTEISGRGVGMDIVRSAIEGIGGRIELDSTRGQGLRIAIHVPLTLSIIPTIIVGVGNQRFAIPRQAIEEIVSESAEAIRIDHVGSTTLATVRERRLPMLDLGERLQLAGDGGTRMLVIVGIGVGSYVIAVDSVHDTEELVIKPAAPAIMACGLFAGQTLPDNGRPMLMLDCSGLAVDAGLTFVREVQEEDGAVEAQALGVEALLFRDIDGQLRAIPLAAVDRVETVSADRVGTSGGALRLVVDDQIIPLVASGEWRGLPTIDVVRMTDGGQEMGYAIAEALDIFTLPESIADPVMPGLVAGVALVDGNPVELIDPFWLFSTARSGGGATEQRQPTCAIGKDPWLRGFVAPMLARAGYRVIEGADGIAADAVLTLDPIPAPNAIRLSDTRSDGAGAIYRYDRDAILAAVEAKVAGVRR, encoded by the coding sequence GTGGACGAGCTACTTCAGGAATTCATTGCCGAAACGCGGGAGACGCTCGAAGCACTCGCCGGGGAGATCGTGGCTTGGGAAGCCGATCCGACCGATCGCGCGCGCCTCGATGCGATTTTTCGTTTCGTCCACACCGTCAAGGGAAGCTGCGGCTTCCTCGACCTGCCGCGCCTCGCGCGGCTGAGCCATGCGGCCGAGGACGTGCTGGCCGCCGTCCGGGACGGGCGGCGGACGCCGGACCGCGCGCTGGTCAACGCGGTACTCGCGGTTGTCGATCGCATTGGCGAACTGGTCGAGGCGATCGATGCTCAGGTCGCGCTGAACGACACGGGCGAAGATCTCCTGATCGCCGCGCTTGCCGAGGGGCGCGAGGTCGTCGTGCAGGCGCCGGCCCCGGCCGGCCAGCGCAACGGCAGCCGGAGCGTCCGGTTGAGCGTCGACCTGCTCGATCGGATGATGTCGGGCATGTCGGACATGGTGCTGGCGCGTAACGAGCTGGCCCGCCGTATCCGCGACGAAAATCCCGACCCCGCGCTCGAGGCATCGCTGGAACGCCTGTCCGCGACGGTGGCCGACATGCGCGAGACGGTCACCCGCACGCGCATGCAAAAAATCGAGTCGCTGTTTTCGGCGCTGCCGCGGATGGTGCGGGATACCGCCGCCAGCCTGGGCAAGTCTGTGATCGTCACCGTCGACGGCGCCGACGTCGAGCTGGACCGCGAGATGATCGAGGTTCTGCGCGATCCGCTGGTCCACATCGTCCGCAATTCGATCGACCACGGCATCGAGACGCCGGCTGCGCGACGGGTTGCAGGCAAGCGCGAAAGCGGTCGGCTGACCGTCAGTGCGCGCCAGGCGGGCAATCAGATCATCGTCGAAATCGCCGACGACGGCGCCGGGATCGACGCGGACCGACTGATCGCCAAGCTGGCGGCCAACGGCGCCCGTGATGAACGCGAACTTCGCGGCCTGTCGCCGCGCCAGCAGCTCGAGCTGATCTTCGAACCCGGCCTGTCGTCGAAGGACGAAGTGACCGAGATTTCCGGCCGCGGCGTGGGCATGGATATCGTCCGTTCGGCAATCGAGGGGATCGGCGGGCGTATCGAGCTGGACAGCACGCGCGGGCAGGGGCTGCGGATTGCAATCCACGTGCCGCTGACGCTGTCGATCATCCCGACGATCATCGTCGGTGTCGGCAACCAGCGCTTCGCCATTCCGCGGCAGGCGATCGAGGAGATCGTGAGCGAGAGCGCCGAGGCGATTCGCATCGATCACGTCGGAAGCACGACGTTGGCGACCGTCCGCGAACGTCGTTTGCCGATGCTCGACCTTGGCGAACGCCTGCAACTGGCGGGCGACGGCGGCACGCGGATGCTGGTCATCGTCGGGATCGGCGTCGGCAGCTATGTGATCGCTGTCGATTCGGTGCACGACACCGAGGAACTGGTGATCAAGCCGGCGGCGCCGGCGATCATGGCGTGTGGCCTGTTTGCGGGCCAGACGCTGCCCGACAACGGCCGGCCGATGCTGATGCTCGATTGTTCGGGATTGGCGGTCGATGCCGGGCTGACCTTCGTCCGCGAGGTGCAGGAAGAGGACGGGGCAGTCGAGGCGCAGGCGTTGGGCGTCGAGGCGCTGCTGTTCCGCGATATCGACGGCCAGTTGCGCGCGATCCCGCTGGCGGCGGTGGATCGCGTGGAAACGGTCTCGGCGGACCGCGTCGGTACCTCCGGCGGCGCGCTCCGCCTGGTCGTCGACGATCAGATCATTCCTCTGGTCGCGAGCGGTGAGTGGCGGGGGCTGCCGACGATCGACGTCGTGCGTATGACCGACGGTGGGCAGGAAATGGGCTATGCGATCGCCGAGGCGCTCGACATCTTCACCCTGCCGGAAAGCATCGCCGACCCGGTGATGCCGGGTCTGGTCGCCGGCGTCGCGCTGGTCGATGGCAATCCGGTCGAACTCATCGATCCGTTCTGGCTGTTCTCCACTGCCCGATCAGGCGGCGGGGCGACCGAGCAGCGTCAGCCGACCTGCGCGATCGGCAAGGACCCGTGGTTGCGCGGCTTCGTCGCGCCGATGCTCGCGCGGGCCGGCTACCGGGTGATCGAGGGCGCGGACGGCATAGCCGCCGATGCGGTGCTGACCCTCGACCCGATCCCTGCGCCCAATGCGATCCGGCTGAGCGATACGCGCAGCGACGGGGCGGGCGCCATCTATCGCTATGACCGCGACGCTATCCTCGCCGCGGTCGAGGCCAAGGTTGCAGGAGTGCGGCGATGA
- a CDS encoding M67 family metallopeptidase — protein sequence MGNVVRISSSTLAAIRAEIASAPDREICGLLFGETAIIRDHQPCRNVSPEPAVAFEIDPAALIAAYRAERQGGARLIGCYHSHPSGDSRPSRRDAADAVTEGWLWLIGSPSSVRAWRVESDGPVQDRFRSVDLAPIDSA from the coding sequence ATGGGAAATGTCGTCCGAATTTCAAGTAGCACGCTGGCCGCGATCCGTGCGGAGATCGCGTCGGCGCCCGACCGTGAAATCTGCGGCCTGCTGTTCGGCGAAACCGCTATAATTCGCGACCATCAGCCATGCCGCAACGTCTCGCCGGAGCCCGCGGTCGCCTTCGAGATCGACCCTGCCGCGCTGATCGCCGCCTACCGCGCAGAGCGACAGGGTGGGGCAAGATTAATCGGCTGCTACCATTCGCATCCCTCGGGCGACTCGCGTCCGTCGCGACGGGATGCGGCGGATGCCGTAACGGAAGGTTGGCTGTGGCTCATCGGATCGCCGTCGTCGGTACGGGCGTGGCGAGTGGAGTCGGATGGACCGGTGCAGGATCGCTTCCGATCCGTCGATCTTGCCCCGATCGATAGCGCCTGA
- a CDS encoding RluA family pseudouridine synthase, producing the protein MDRGVSIIQARIAAAADGWRLDRALADAVPTMSRERLKVLIASGAVTGPAGLVRDPAKKAVGDGLYDIAVPDPTPAHNEPQDIALTVVYEDEHLIVIDKQAGLVVHPAAGNLDGTLVNALLHHCQGSLSGIGGVARPGIVHRIDKDTSGLMVAAKTDRTHEGLARQFKAHSIDRRYKAIVSGLPRVKAGTVDAPLARSPQNRKKVAIVSGGKHAITHWRELRELRDAALVECRLETGRTHQVRVHMASLGHPLVGDPVYGRTKSSHRALLETLGFRRQALHAARLGFIHPITSVALSFESEMPADMQELFNQLRV; encoded by the coding sequence ATGGACCGGGGGGTTTCCATCATTCAAGCGCGGATCGCCGCGGCAGCCGATGGCTGGCGGCTCGATCGTGCGCTGGCCGACGCGGTGCCGACCATGTCGCGCGAACGGCTGAAGGTGCTGATCGCGTCGGGCGCCGTGACGGGTCCCGCCGGCCTGGTGCGCGATCCGGCGAAGAAGGCGGTCGGCGATGGCCTGTACGACATCGCCGTACCTGACCCGACACCGGCACATAACGAGCCGCAGGATATCGCGCTCACCGTCGTTTACGAAGACGAGCATCTGATCGTTATCGACAAGCAGGCGGGATTGGTCGTCCATCCGGCCGCCGGCAACCTTGACGGCACGCTGGTAAATGCGTTGCTGCACCATTGCCAGGGCTCGCTGTCGGGCATCGGTGGTGTCGCGCGGCCAGGTATCGTCCACCGCATTGACAAGGACACCTCCGGCCTGATGGTCGCGGCAAAGACCGATCGGACGCATGAAGGGCTGGCGCGCCAGTTCAAGGCGCACAGCATCGACCGGCGATACAAGGCGATCGTGTCCGGGCTGCCACGCGTGAAGGCCGGGACGGTCGACGCCCCCCTCGCCCGGTCGCCGCAGAACCGCAAGAAGGTCGCGATCGTTTCGGGGGGCAAACACGCGATCACCCATTGGCGTGAACTTCGTGAACTTCGCGATGCGGCGCTCGTCGAATGTCGGCTGGAGACGGGGCGAACGCATCAGGTCCGCGTGCACATGGCTTCGCTCGGGCATCCGCTGGTCGGCGATCCGGTGTACGGGCGGACCAAGTCGTCACACCGCGCGCTTCTGGAAACGCTCGGTTTCCGGCGCCAGGCGTTGCATGCGGCGCGGCTGGGGTTCATTCATCCCATAACAAGCGTCGCTTTGTCGTTCGAAAGCGAAATGCCGGCTGACATGCAGGAACTGTTCAACCAGCTTCGAGTATAA
- the rpoH gene encoding RNA polymerase sigma factor RpoH, with protein sequence MANGSNVPATIPALGGEASLNRYLAEIKKFPILAPEQEYMLAKRFQDHGDPDAAAQLVTSHLRLVAKIAMGYRGYGLPVSELISEGNIGLMQGVKKFEPDRGFRLATYAMWWIRASIQEFILRSWSLVKMGTTAAQKKLFFNLRRMKSKLDAFEEGDLSPEHLAKIATDLGVTEEEVTSMNRRMAMGGDTSLNVPMREDGEGQWQDWLADDAPLQDSIVADAQEADVRHDMLVTAMDELNDREKHILTERRLTDDPKTLEELSQVYGVSRERVRQIEVRAFEKLQKAMMRLAGGNRMIPVAA encoded by the coding sequence ATGGCAAATGGCAGCAACGTCCCAGCGACGATTCCTGCGCTCGGCGGTGAGGCGAGCCTCAACCGCTATCTCGCCGAGATCAAGAAATTCCCGATCCTTGCGCCCGAGCAGGAATATATGCTCGCCAAGCGCTTTCAGGATCATGGCGACCCCGACGCGGCCGCACAGCTCGTGACCAGCCACCTGCGGCTCGTCGCGAAGATCGCGATGGGCTACCGCGGCTATGGCCTGCCGGTGTCCGAGCTCATCTCGGAAGGCAACATCGGCCTGATGCAGGGCGTGAAGAAGTTCGAGCCCGACCGGGGCTTCCGCCTGGCGACCTACGCCATGTGGTGGATCCGCGCGTCGATTCAGGAATTCATCCTGCGCAGCTGGTCGCTGGTGAAGATGGGCACGACGGCCGCGCAGAAGAAGCTGTTCTTCAACCTGCGCCGCATGAAGTCCAAGCTCGATGCGTTCGAAGAAGGCGATCTGTCGCCCGAACACCTCGCCAAGATCGCAACCGACCTGGGTGTGACCGAGGAAGAGGTGACCTCGATGAATCGCCGCATGGCGATGGGCGGCGACACGTCGCTCAACGTGCCGATGCGCGAGGATGGCGAGGGCCAGTGGCAGGATTGGCTGGCGGACGACGCGCCGTTGCAGGACTCGATCGTCGCCGACGCGCAGGAAGCCGATGTGCGCCACGACATGCTTGTGACGGCGATGGATGAGCTCAACGACCGTGAAAAGCACATCCTGACCGAACGTCGCCTGACCGACGACCCCAAGACGCTCGAGGAGCTGTCGCAGGTGTACGGCGTCAGCCGCGAACGCGTTCGTCAGATCGAGGTGCGCGCGTTCGAGAAGCTGCAGAAGGCGATGATGCGCCTGGCCGGTGGCAACCGGATGATCCCGGTCGCTGCCTGA
- a CDS encoding transporter, translating to MRTLLLSLAAIAAAPAQAQDLRDFCADRPGLGTPACTLDPGHVMVEFGLADWTLDHKGPQRADTTTFADTLVRIGLDPQTEAQVGWTAFGLQRQRDSLAGTVDHGRGIGDVTLALRRNISSPDGSGFSLAVMGTATVPTGGQTIGAGDWDASLLVPLSFDLPGDLNVQLTPEIDAAVDEDRQGRHIAYGSVVGVQLPVGKTLSATGELSIFRDDDPVAHTTKSAAGLSVAWQRSANLQFDAGANFGLNRTTDDLELYVGIARRF from the coding sequence ATGCGCACGTTGCTCCTTTCGCTCGCGGCCATCGCCGCTGCCCCCGCCCAAGCCCAAGACCTTCGGGACTTCTGCGCGGATCGACCCGGGCTCGGCACGCCGGCCTGCACGCTCGATCCTGGCCACGTAATGGTCGAGTTCGGGCTGGCCGACTGGACGCTCGATCATAAAGGGCCTCAGCGGGCGGATACGACGACCTTCGCCGACACGCTGGTCCGTATCGGTCTGGACCCGCAGACCGAGGCGCAGGTCGGATGGACCGCCTTCGGCCTACAGCGGCAGCGCGACAGCCTTGCCGGGACGGTCGATCACGGTCGTGGCATTGGCGACGTCACGCTTGCGCTGCGTCGAAACATCAGCAGCCCGGACGGATCGGGCTTTTCGCTCGCCGTCATGGGGACCGCGACGGTCCCGACCGGCGGTCAGACGATCGGGGCGGGGGACTGGGATGCGAGTCTGCTCGTCCCGCTATCGTTCGATCTCCCGGGCGATCTGAACGTCCAGCTCACGCCGGAAATCGATGCCGCGGTCGACGAGGACCGGCAGGGACGGCACATCGCCTATGGCAGTGTCGTCGGTGTGCAATTGCCGGTCGGCAAGACGCTGTCGGCGACCGGGGAACTGTCGATCTTCCGGGATGACGATCCCGTCGCCCATACGACCAAATCCGCGGCAGGCCTGTCGGTCGCCTGGCAGCGCAGCGCCAATCTGCAGTTCGATGCAGGCGCCAATTTCGGCCTCAATCGGACGACGGACGATCTCGAACTCTACGTCGGGATCGCCCGCCGATTCTAA
- the mtgA gene encoding monofunctional biosynthetic peptidoglycan transglycosylase produces MAATARPSPPRRGLVRRVLGWFAKLLLVFLLVSVVMTIAYRFIPPPITWTMLGDVVSGHGVTKDWTPLGSIDPDMPRAAIAAEDSRFCSHAGFDYKAIAAAAYRNAQGGRIRGGSTISQQTAKNVFLFQGGGYARKALEAYFTVLIDAIWGKRRIMEVYLNVAETGIGTYGVEAGARRYFKHGAGKLSPREAAQIAAVLPLPKKRAGIAPRGFTGRYAGLIQRRIPVVRNQGLDACLR; encoded by the coding sequence ATGGCCGCCACCGCTCGCCCATCCCCTCCCCGCCGTGGCCTGGTGCGCCGCGTCCTCGGCTGGTTCGCCAAGCTGCTGCTCGTCTTCCTGCTTGTCAGCGTCGTCATGACGATCGCCTATCGTTTCATACCGCCGCCGATTACCTGGACGATGCTGGGCGATGTCGTCTCGGGCCACGGCGTTACCAAGGACTGGACGCCGCTCGGCAGCATCGACCCGGATATGCCGCGCGCCGCGATCGCCGCAGAGGACTCGCGCTTCTGCTCGCATGCGGGCTTCGACTACAAGGCAATCGCCGCGGCCGCGTATCGGAATGCCCAGGGTGGGCGCATTCGCGGCGGGTCGACGATCAGCCAGCAGACCGCCAAGAACGTCTTTCTGTTCCAGGGCGGCGGCTATGCCCGCAAGGCGCTGGAAGCCTATTTCACCGTCCTGATCGACGCCATCTGGGGCAAGCGGCGGATCATGGAGGTCTATCTGAACGTCGCCGAGACCGGCATCGGCACCTACGGGGTCGAGGCGGGCGCGCGCCGCTATTTCAAGCACGGGGCGGGCAAGCTCAGCCCGCGCGAGGCCGCCCAGATCGCGGCCGTCCTGCCGCTGCCGAAAAAACGCGCCGGCATCGCGCCGCGCGGCTTCACCGGCCGTTATGCCGGGCTGATCCAGCGGCGGATCCCGGTGGTCCGCAACCAGGGGCTCGACGCCTGCCTGCGATGA
- a CDS encoding YbaB/EbfC family nucleoid-associated protein — MKSIEDIMAMAQNVQDELQKAQANLDTIEVEGVSGGGLVKVKASAKGRIMSVDIDESLLQPSEKQMLEDLVAAAFNDARTKADAASSTEMGKLTSGLPLPPGFKLPF, encoded by the coding sequence GTGAAGAGTATCGAAGACATCATGGCAATGGCGCAGAACGTCCAGGACGAGCTGCAGAAGGCGCAGGCGAATCTCGACACGATCGAGGTCGAGGGCGTGTCGGGCGGCGGCCTGGTGAAGGTGAAGGCGTCGGCCAAGGGCCGGATCATGAGCGTCGATATCGACGAATCGCTGCTCCAACCCAGCGAGAAGCAGATGCTCGAGGACCTGGTCGCTGCCGCGTTCAACGACGCGCGGACGAAAGCGGATGCCGCGTCCTCGACCGAAATGGGCAAGCTGACGAGCGGCCTGCCACTGCCGCCGGGGTTCAAGCTGCCATTTTGA